In bacterium, the DNA window AACTTTTTGCGCCTTTTTTTCAAAAAATCATCAAGTCGTTCTAAAATTTCGCCTGCCGCAAGTACAACGTTACCTTTAAGTTCAAGGCCCTTGAGCAACCGTTGATAGGCAGGCTTAAATTCTTGTTTTTCAAAATCATACGCTTCATTAAGATTTATTTTTCCATGCTCGCACGAAATACAAATTTTGATAATCCCGGCCATGCCATCCTGCTCATCAGTCAGCGTAATGGTTTGCCAACGATTTAAGTACGGCAGTATACGCATTAAAAATTTTTGTTTTGGCGTTTGAGCTTTCTTTTTTTCTTTCGATTCATTTTTATCTGTTGCAGCTTCGTCTTGCGTCTGGGCTGGCGCACTTTTTTTTGGATCTACTTTTTCATCGCCAACCATCAATTTTGCCAGCGCAATATTCAGCGCACCAAGAACCAACATTTCGGCGCGTTCACGGTCAACCATCGTGCGGCTAAAATGCGCACCAACATACACGCCTCGCACCAATTGCTGCGTTAATACTAAAATAAGCGAAACGATAATCAACGAAAAAATTAAAATAAAGCCTGATTGTTTTTTCATTGATTTACTCCATGAACCGTGCCACCTTGCACTTCAACTGGTTCTTGCTGCTGCACGGCAGCTGGCATGGCAGGCTCGTTTCCATCTTTTTTTTGTTCTTTTTCATGCTCAGGTTTTTCTTGCGGCGTTGGGTAGGTAAGCACCGGAAATAAAATTTCAAACGTATCTTCTCCACGCATCGTACGATTCCAAAAAGAAATGTTCACTGCAACCCAACACGGCACTACACCCTTGGTAAAAGGCTTTTCGCCCCACGTGTTCAAGCGCACATCTTCATCTTCTTTTTGTTTTTTTGATGCCGAACCAGTTGGCTGTTTTGGTTTTTTAAACGTGACGTAATTAACACTCATGTGCTTGATATTGTCGGCCACCACGTGCGTTTTAATTGGCTGCTTTTGCTGTTTTTCATAATCAAAATCACTGACACGCATTTTAAAATTTTCGAGATCTTGGGTTTCTTTGCGCACCAAAATATAACGATCGTGACCGTCTTTGCTGTTCTCTTTATCTTTGGTCAGCTCGTACATCACACGCACAAACCGCACTTTATGCTCGCCATAAACTTGAAGCGCACTCGTCGTTAAAAACGTAAGATTTTTAAACATATAACGACGCTTGCCCTGTACTTGTATAAATTGATCTTCGTCAATAGTCCCAAAGAAATACTCTTTTAATTTTTCTAATTTCTTTTCATAAGCTTTTTTTTTCTCTTCTGCCGTCATCGTTTTTGCTTTGTCTTGGTCTTCCCGCTTTTTTTGCATGTGCTTCTCACGGTCTTTATCTTTTTCAGGAAAAATTTCTTCCTGCGGTTGCACGATAAACGCTGTCATGATATCTCGCTCAAGCTGGTTGTAAAGTAAGCTTATTTTGCGATTGACCGCCATCATAGAGCGACTACGATCAAGATAATCCATAATACCTTGGTAGCCCTTCATCAAGCCAACAATAATAAAACTTGAAAGCGACAAGGCAATCAACAGTTCCATAAGCGCAAAGGCAGGACGCTTTGATTTCATTGTTGTACAGCCTTCTTTTTTTGCTGTTCTTTTTCTTCAGCCGTTTTTGGCGTAAAACTGATCATGTCCAACTGGCCATTCATAAATTCACTTTTCCATAAGCATTCAGTTTTAAGCACATTGAGATCTTGTGCGAATTTTACCAAAGCAGACTTTTTGCCAATTTCACTAACTTCAGTCGTAAAAGTTGTTGGCGGATTTTCAGTTTTAACTACCACCCGTTTGCCGGCAGCAAGCGGCTTGAGGTGGGCACGGTAGCACTGGCACTTGGTAAGAAAAATTTTTTCGATCTGTTCGCGATCTTTAATAATGCGGTAAAGCGACCTGATCTGCAAGCTTGAAAGCGTGTACATGGTTGTAGCCAAAATACCGATGGCTAAAATCACTTCAATCAGCGTAAAACTTGGCGAACAACGCATATTACTTCTCCGGCTTTACATGGCCATCAAGCAACGAAAACTCACCTAAAAACGGATTTATTTTAAAACTGACCTGCGAAACTTTTTTATCTTCCTGCCGCGAACAATGCATCAAAATTTCCTGCACCAGGCCGTCGGAGATAACATAACAAAAGGCTTCGTTGCTTTCATTAAATTGATTTTGTTTACCAAGATATACCGCATTGACGGTAATTTCGGGCGCCAACTCATAGCGCGTTTCAAAATAATCGCACGCTACTTGGTTATAGATTTTTTTTTGTGGATTTTCAAAATCGATGCGCTCATCTTGTACCACCACAAAGGTTGGGTTTTGTTTGTCGCGCCTGATGAGCAGGCGGTGCACCCGCTGCGTACAGATAGCTTCTTGCCGCGCAAACGAGACAAGATTATTGAGCTCATCCAAAATAGTTGCCCACTCGACCGATGGGCTACGCCGCATCATACGCGGAATGGTAAAGGTTGCCATCAAACCAATTAGCACGATGACAACCAATAACTCAATCAGCGTAAACGCGTCAGTTTTTTTTATTGCAATCAATTAAGACCCTGCATGAATCCATTTATTTTGTGGATTGTCTTGGCCTTCTTCGCTGCCGTACGAATAGACTTCATACGTTTTATATTTATTCGTAAAAACTTGTGGCGGCTTGTTGTAGACATAATCATTGCCCCATGGATCTTTTGGCACTTCATTTTGGCCTTCAAGATATGAGCCATTCCATTTTGGATTATTGTTAAGATTTTGTACCAACGCTTGCAAGCCTTCGCGCTGACTTGGCAAGGTTCCGGTGTCCATGCGATAGTCCGCCAAGGCGGCTTTTAATGAATTAATGGTTGACTGCGCAGCACTACGCTGACCGCGGGTCATCAATTTCACAATATTTGGACCGACCAATGTCGCCAACAAACCAATAATAAACACAACCACCAAAATTTCGATCATCGAAAAAGCACTACTTTTTTTTACAAAATTCATATATACCTCGTCATAAAAAAATACTCGCACCTGCTTTACATATTTGCTATATCGCCCATCTTGAGCACCGGTAAGAAAATCGACATGATAATAAAGCCTACAATCAGGCCCATCACGATCGTCATCACTG includes these proteins:
- a CDS encoding prepilin-type N-terminal cleavage/methylation domain-containing protein; the encoded protein is MAIKKTDAFTLIELLVVIVLIGLMATFTIPRMMRRSPSVEWATILDELNNLVSFARQEAICTQRVHRLLIRRDKQNPTFVVVQDERIDFENPQKKIYNQVACDYFETRYELAPEITVNAVYLGKQNQFNESNEAFCYVISDGLVQEILMHCSRQEDKKVSQVSFKINPFLGEFSLLDGHVKPEK
- the gspG gene encoding type II secretion system major pseudopilin GspG; translated protein: MNFVKKSSAFSMIEILVVVFIIGLLATLVGPNIVKLMTRGQRSAAQSTINSLKAALADYRMDTGTLPSQREGLQALVQNLNNNPKWNGSYLEGQNEVPKDPWGNDYVYNKPPQVFTNKYKTYEVYSYGSEEGQDNPQNKWIHAGS